CCGCAAGCTGGACGGGCGTATCGCGCAAGCGGTCGTTTCCATCAACGCCTTTAAAGGTTGCGAATTTGGGATTGGCTTCGCAGCGGGGGAACTTCCCGGCTCAAAGGTGCATGATGAGATCATGTACAGCAAGGAGAGGGGCTTTTACCGCGCTTCGAACCGTTTGGGCGGATTTGAAGGCGGCATGACAAACGGGATGCCGATCATCGTGCGCGGCGTCATGAAGCCGATTCCGACATTATACAAACCGCTGCAAAGTGTCGATATCGATACGAAAGAACCGTTTACCGCCCAGGTGGAACGATCGGACGCCTGCGCGGTTCCGGCGGCGAGCGTCGTCATGGAGCATGTTGTGGCATGGGAAGTGGCCGTAGCTTTCATGGAAAAATTCGGCGGCGACTCGATGGAAGAAATTCGCGCAAATTATGAAAACTACATGAAGCAATTGGAGCGGTATTAAATATGATGAAAGAATTGTTGGTAGATTTACAAGAGCGTTCATACCCGATATATATCGGCGACGGATTGCTTAACGATGCCGCTTCGTATTTGCAAAAGCATGGGGTAAGCAAACAATCTCCCGTTATGGTGGTTACCGATACGAATGTAGCCCCGCTATACCTGGATCGGCTTGGCGGATTGCTGCAATCAGCCGGGTATACGGTCGTGCCGGCAATCGTTTCCGCCGGTGAAACGGCAAAGTCGTTGGATATGCTCGAAGAATTGGTCACCAAGGCGTTATCGGGCGGGCTTGATCGCAAATCGACGATCATTGCGTTGGGCGGCGGGGTTGTCGGCGATTTGGCGGGATTTGCCGCCGCCAGTTACATGCGCGGCATTTCGTTTGTCCAGATGCCCACGACGATATTGGCGCACGACAGCAGCGTTGGCGGCAAGGTCGGCGTCAATCACCGCTTGGCGAAAAATATTATCGGCGCATTTCACCAACCGAAATTTGTGCTGTACGATACGTCAACGCTGCGCTCGTTGCCGTTGCGGCATATTCGCGCCGGATTAGCCGAA
The Bacilli bacterium genome window above contains:
- the aroB gene encoding 3-dehydroquinate synthase, giving the protein MKELLVDLQERSYPIYIGDGLLNDAASYLQKHGVSKQSPVMVVTDTNVAPLYLDRLGGLLQSAGYTVVPAIVSAGETAKSLDMLEELVTKALSGGLDRKSTIIALGGGVVGDLAGFAAASYMRGISFVQMPTTILAHDSSVGGKVGVNHRLAKNIIGAFHQPKFVLYDTSTLRSLPLRHIRAGLAEVIKHGFIRDAEFAAWCEEHADALLRLDPHALQHALYEGCKIKAQVVAQDEKEAGLRAILNLGHTIGHALEAVAGYGELLHGEAISIGMIGAAKLAVRLGRPEAIYRDMKRVLQRFGLPTALSPHYQIEAIMSAMMHDKKFKEGVITFIVPVRIGEVEINKHISAQTIREIVAELQRED